A segment of the Deltaproteobacteria bacterium genome:
TTTTTCAGATAAAAGATTAATAATATCAATGGTTTGCTGGGCCATTGTTAGATTTTTTGTCGTTGTCTTCGTGGTGGGGTCGGGCACAGCACCCATATGCACCTGAACCGAAGAAGCCAGAGACAAAATAAATGTTGTGAAGTCAATTTGCGGCATAAAACCAGACGAGATTTAACTCTTTGACCTTACACTTGTCAACTTTCCTGTTGCACTTGGAAATTAAATAACCCTACAATCCGCCTCCATGAAAAAACGAAGCCGGATATTTTTGTTTTGCCTCCCCTTTTTGGTATCAGTTGGTTGCGCCAAACAGAAATTCGACATCGGCAAAGAAGATCCCGAAGTTGAAATTACAAAATGCTTCTCCCTTTCACAACACCATAAATATGAAGAAGCCACAGAGTGCCTTGAAATTTTCAAATCCCGTTTTCCACAAACAGCACAAGGGCAGGAGGCCGAGTTGCGCATTGCCGAAAACTATTTTCAGCAACAGCAATATCTTCTCGCGGCCGATACTTACTTGAACTTTGTCAAACTGCATCCCAATCATCCTCAGGTGGATTATGCCTTGTATCGCGCCGGTGTTTCCTATTTTAAAGAGGCGCCAAAGGCGGTTGATCGGGATCAGAAATATCTTGTCAAGGCGGGCGAACAGTTGGAGATGGCTTTGCGTGCCGCCCCCCAAGGAACCTATCATGACCAGATTGTGGAGGTCCTCAATGCCGTTCATGGCCGTCTGGCAAAGCGCATCTATTATATAGCCAATTTTTATTACCGGACCGGAGAATACATTTCGGCCATCGGACGTTTCAAAGAGCTGGTTGACAAATACCCGCGGTCGCCTCTGACCGCCAAAAGTCTTTACCGCTTGGTCAAAGCAAACATGATAGAAGGACGTCAGGAAAATGCGCGGCAAGCCGTTGAAACTTTGCTTCAGAATTTTCCGAAAGATCACTTGAGTGCAAAAGCCGAAAAATATTTTTTAAACAGAGTGAAGAAATAAGGAGCATTTATGAACAACATTCAGGAATTGGTGGAGACAGGGAAAAAATGTTTTGCAAACAAAGATTACGTCACCGCCGAGCGTTTTTTGCGCAAAGTAGTGAATCAAAATCAGCGCTATGCCGATGTTTACAATATGCTGGGGGTTATCTATCATGTGGAAGGAAAATTTGAATCGGCGATCGAGGTTTTTCAGAAAGCTCTCGAAATCAA
Coding sequences within it:
- a CDS encoding DUF1844 domain-containing protein, giving the protein MPQIDFTTFILSLASSVQVHMGAVPDPTTKTTTKNLTMAQQTIDIINLLSEKTKGNLTAEEGKILEQVLYSLRMQFIEANK
- the bamD gene encoding outer membrane protein assembly factor BamD; the encoded protein is MKKRSRIFLFCLPFLVSVGCAKQKFDIGKEDPEVEITKCFSLSQHHKYEEATECLEIFKSRFPQTAQGQEAELRIAENYFQQQQYLLAADTYLNFVKLHPNHPQVDYALYRAGVSYFKEAPKAVDRDQKYLVKAGEQLEMALRAAPQGTYHDQIVEVLNAVHGRLAKRIYYIANFYYRTGEYISAIGRFKELVDKYPRSPLTAKSLYRLVKANMIEGRQENARQAVETLLQNFPKDHLSAKAEKYFLNRVKK
- a CDS encoding tetratricopeptide repeat protein, giving the protein MNNIQELVETGKKCFANKDYVTAERFLRKVVNQNQRYADVYNMLGVIYHVEGKFESAIEVFQKALEI